A DNA window from Parabacteroides johnsonii DSM 18315 contains the following coding sequences:
- a CDS encoding class II fructose-bisphosphate aldolase, which yields MVNYKDLGLVNTKEMFAKAIKGGYAIPAFNFNNMEQMQAIIKAAVETKSPVILQVSKGARQYANATLLRYMAQGAVEYAKELGCPNPQIVLHLDHGDTFETCKSCIDSGFSSVMIDGSHLPYEENVALTKKVVEYAHQFDVTVEGELGVLAGVEDEVSSDHHTYTNPEEVIDFATRTGCDSLAISIGTSHGAYKFTPEQCTIDPVTGKMVPPPLAFDVLDAVMEKLPGFPIVLHGSSSVPQDEVETINKFGGALKAAIGIPEEWLRKAATSSVCKINIDSDSRLAMTAAIRQTFAEKPAEFDPRKYLGPARDNMEKLYKHKIINVLGSNDKL from the coding sequence ATGGTAAATTACAAAGATTTAGGTTTGGTGAACACAAAAGAAATGTTCGCAAAAGCCATCAAAGGCGGATACGCAATTCCGGCTTTCAACTTTAACAACATGGAACAGATGCAGGCTATTATTAAGGCTGCTGTTGAAACAAAGTCTCCGGTAATCCTGCAGGTATCTAAAGGTGCTCGTCAATATGCAAATGCTACTCTGTTGCGCTACATGGCTCAGGGAGCTGTCGAATATGCTAAGGAATTAGGTTGTCCGAATCCTCAGATCGTACTGCACCTGGATCACGGCGATACGTTCGAAACTTGTAAAAGCTGTATCGACTCAGGTTTCTCTTCTGTCATGATCGACGGTTCTCATCTTCCATATGAAGAAAACGTGGCTTTGACTAAGAAAGTGGTTGAATATGCTCACCAGTTTGATGTGACTGTAGAAGGTGAATTAGGTGTATTGGCAGGTGTTGAAGACGAAGTTTCTTCTGATCACCACACTTATACAAACCCTGAAGAAGTAATCGATTTCGCTACTCGCACAGGCTGTGATTCTTTGGCTATCTCAATCGGTACTTCTCACGGTGCTTATAAATTTACTCCGGAACAGTGCACTATCGACCCGGTAACAGGTAAGATGGTTCCTCCTCCATTGGCATTCGATGTTTTGGACGCCGTAATGGAAAAACTTCCGGGATTCCCTATCGTTCTTCACGGTTCTTCTTCTGTTCCTCAGGACGAAGTTGAAACGATCAACAAATTCGGTGGTGCATTGAAAGCTGCTATCGGTATTCCTGAAGAATGGTTGCGTAAAGCTGCTACATCTTCTGTTTGTAAGATCAATATCGACTCTGACTCTCGTTTGGCCATGACTGCTGCGATCCGTCAGACATTTGCAGAAAAACCGGCTGAATTTGACCCGCGTAAGTATCTGGGCCCGGCTCGTGATAATATGGAAAAGCTGTACAAGCACAAAATTATCAATGTACTTGGTTCTAATGATAAACTCTAA
- a CDS encoding type B 50S ribosomal protein L31, translated as MKKGIHPDNYRPVVFKDMSNEDVFITRSTINAKETIEIDGVTYPLVKVEISSTSHPFYTGKAKLVDTAGRVDKFMSRYGNRNKK; from the coding sequence ATGAAAAAAGGAATTCATCCTGACAACTATCGTCCTGTAGTATTCAAGGACATGTCAAACGAGGACGTATTTATCACTCGTTCTACTATCAATGCAAAAGAAACGATCGAGATCGACGGTGTTACTTATCCGCTGGTAAAGGTCGAAATCTCAAGCACTTCTCACCCGTTCTACACAGGTAAGGCTAAATTGGTCGATACTGCCGGACGTGTTGATAAGTTCATGAGCCGCTACGGTAACCGTAACAAAAAATAA
- a CDS encoding phosphotransferase enzyme family protein: MAKTKEQLLNILDQFQLTEKVVSAEPFGNGHINDTLKVTNEKGEIKYVLQRINHLIFTNVDMLQNNIQIVTSHIRKKLEEKGESDIDRKVLTFLPTKDNKLYYFDGDSYWRVCLFIPNSKSYEEVNPELSYEAGKAFGDFQSMLADIPEGTLGETIPNFHNMEFRLEQFHDAVKSNVAGRLDEVKDLIEEIEKRAEAMCIQERLYREGKLKKRTNHCDTKVNNMMFDAETDKVLCVIDLDTVMPGFVLSDIGDFIRTGANTGAEDDENLDNVNVNMDIFKAYTRGYMEKAKSFLTPTEIKLLPYGGRLLTYMQTVRFLTDYINGDTYYKIHSPKHNLIRTKAQFKLLQSLEAHADEMDAFMSEWL, from the coding sequence ATGGCAAAAACGAAAGAACAATTACTAAACATCCTGGACCAGTTCCAGCTCACAGAGAAAGTAGTTTCCGCCGAACCATTCGGAAACGGACACATTAACGATACGCTGAAAGTAACAAACGAAAAAGGTGAAATCAAATACGTGCTGCAACGCATCAACCACCTGATCTTTACAAATGTGGATATGTTGCAGAACAATATCCAGATAGTTACTTCTCATATCCGTAAGAAACTGGAAGAAAAAGGTGAAAGCGACATCGACCGCAAAGTCTTGACTTTCCTTCCGACAAAAGATAACAAACTGTATTATTTCGACGGAGACAGCTATTGGCGTGTTTGTCTGTTCATCCCGAACAGCAAGAGCTACGAAGAGGTTAACCCGGAACTTTCCTACGAAGCTGGCAAGGCTTTCGGCGATTTCCAATCCATGCTGGCCGACATTCCGGAAGGCACGCTGGGTGAAACCATCCCGAACTTCCATAACATGGAATTCCGTCTGGAGCAGTTCCACGATGCAGTAAAGAGCAACGTCGCCGGCCGTCTGGACGAAGTGAAAGATTTGATCGAGGAAATCGAAAAACGCGCCGAAGCCATGTGTATCCAGGAACGCCTCTATCGTGAAGGCAAACTGAAAAAACGCACAAACCATTGCGACACGAAGGTCAACAATATGATGTTCGATGCCGAAACCGACAAGGTCTTATGCGTGATTGACCTCGACACTGTCATGCCGGGTTTCGTCCTGTCAGATATCGGTGATTTCATCCGCACAGGAGCCAATACCGGTGCCGAAGATGACGAGAATCTGGATAATGTCAATGTCAACATGGATATCTTCAAAGCTTACACACGCGGTTATATGGAGAAAGCCAAGTCTTTCCTGACTCCGACAGAAATCAAGCTGCTCCCGTACGGCGGTCGTTTGCTGACCTACATGCAGACAGTCCGTTTCCTGACCGACTACATCAACGGTGACACATACTACAAGATACACAGCCCGAAGCATAACCTGATCCGCACAAAGGCTCAGTTCAAACTGCTCCAAAGTCTCGAAGCACACGCTGACGAAATGGATGCGTTCATGAGCGAATGGCTATAA
- a CDS encoding Crp/Fnr family transcriptional regulator, translated as MTNILNKINSLFPISDDTVQVLKENVTCCHFPKKYQLIKADTYCKSAFFIEKGITRSFWLVDGEEVTTSFAGEGSIVFSMDELYYGKISEEFVETLEEVEAYRIPLATLTHLFETNIELCNWGRIIHQNEYRRLHRSHKDHLTLSARERYEAFKEQFPDAYRRVNLGYIASYLGIRLSTLSRLRANG; from the coding sequence ATGACAAATATATTAAATAAAATAAACTCCTTGTTTCCTATCTCTGATGATACCGTTCAAGTATTGAAAGAGAACGTGACCTGCTGCCACTTTCCTAAAAAGTATCAGTTGATAAAAGCAGACACCTATTGCAAATCTGCCTTTTTCATCGAGAAGGGAATAACGCGTTCCTTCTGGCTGGTAGACGGCGAAGAGGTTACGACATCATTTGCCGGAGAAGGAAGCATTGTGTTCAGTATGGATGAACTGTATTATGGAAAGATAAGCGAAGAATTCGTCGAAACCCTGGAAGAGGTAGAAGCCTATCGGATACCGCTGGCCACTCTGACACATCTTTTCGAGACAAACATCGAACTGTGCAACTGGGGAAGAATCATCCATCAAAACGAATACAGGCGTTTACATCGCAGCCACAAAGACCATTTGACCTTGTCGGCGAGGGAGCGATATGAGGCGTTCAAGGAACAGTTTCCGGACGCATACCGGCGAGTAAACTTAGGATATATCGCGTCCTATCTGGGTATCAGACTTTCCACACTCAGCCGGCTCCGGGCAAACGGATAG
- a CDS encoding acyltransferase family protein: MSDTTISSAAFADTKPHYELLDGLRGVAALLVVFYHIFEGLSFAAGGTPITTINHGYLAVDFFFILSGFVIGYAYDDRLGKTMTTGNFFKRRLIRLHPMIIMGVILGTIAFLIQGSVQWDGKHVAISAVMLSTLCAMFFIPALPGARYEVRGNGEMFPLNGPSWSLFFEYIGNILYAVFIHRLSTKVLTILVVLLGVGLAGFTLFDVSGYDMIGVGWTLDGVNFLGGSLRMLFPFSLGMLLSRNFKPFQMKGAFWICSIVLLILFCVPYIKADAAPISLNGLFEAVCIIFIFPVLVWLGASGKTTDKRSTQICKFLGDISYPLYAVHYPIMYLFYAWLIDNELYTFAEIWPMAIVVYAGSIALAYLCLKLYDEPVRKWLGKKFLRKK, from the coding sequence ATGTCAGACACAACAATCTCTTCAGCCGCATTTGCGGATACCAAACCCCATTACGAACTCCTTGACGGATTGCGAGGGGTGGCAGCCTTGCTGGTTGTCTTTTATCACATATTCGAAGGCCTTTCGTTTGCTGCCGGAGGAACTCCTATCACAACGATCAATCACGGCTACCTGGCCGTCGATTTTTTCTTCATCCTTTCAGGTTTCGTGATCGGTTACGCCTATGACGACCGTTTGGGAAAGACCATGACTACCGGTAACTTTTTCAAACGCCGCCTAATCCGCCTCCATCCGATGATTATCATGGGAGTGATATTGGGAACGATCGCTTTCCTCATACAAGGCAGTGTCCAATGGGACGGTAAACATGTGGCAATCTCAGCAGTGATGCTATCCACACTCTGTGCGATGTTTTTCATTCCCGCCCTGCCCGGTGCGAGATATGAAGTACGCGGCAATGGCGAGATGTTCCCGCTCAACGGTCCAAGCTGGTCGCTCTTTTTCGAATATATCGGCAACATCCTTTACGCTGTTTTCATTCACCGCCTTTCCACTAAAGTCCTGACCATACTCGTCGTCCTTTTAGGAGTAGGACTGGCCGGATTCACGCTATTCGATGTTTCGGGATATGACATGATCGGTGTGGGCTGGACACTTGACGGCGTGAATTTCCTCGGAGGTTCCTTGCGTATGCTCTTTCCCTTCTCGTTAGGAATGTTATTATCCCGCAACTTCAAACCGTTCCAAATGAAAGGGGCTTTCTGGATTTGTTCGATCGTTCTGCTGATCCTCTTCTGTGTGCCTTACATAAAGGCAGATGCAGCACCTATCAGTCTCAACGGGCTATTCGAAGCAGTTTGTATCATCTTCATTTTTCCCGTCCTTGTCTGGCTCGGTGCCTCCGGCAAGACTACGGACAAACGTTCGACACAGATATGTAAATTCTTAGGCGACATATCCTATCCGCTCTACGCCGTCCACTACCCGATTATGTACCTATTCTATGCTTGGCTGATCGACAACGAACTCTATACCTTCGCAGAAATCTGGCCTATGGCAATAGTGGTCTACGCCGGCAGTATCGCTTTGGCTTACCTCTGCCTGAAACTTTATGACGAACCGGTAAGAAAGTGGTTAGGCAAAAAGTTCTTGAGAAAAAAATAA
- a CDS encoding IS110 family RNA-guided transposase translates to MNYSHFVGLDVGKKTFDASLMSAAEKELSHKSFDNTPEGIQSLLDWIAGYHLSLSKLLFCAENMGSYVTELSVSSVSMGFSLALVCPLTIKKSMGLQRGKNDRIDAKRIANYAVLHYRKLELYKLPNKDLVRLRGWIIIRDNLVKQKVSSIKLLETFSQMAKLADVTESISFLEEQLKSIKEKILEVEEDMEQLIAASTSLYTNYLLLRSIKGIGIINAIVLLCVTDNFQRFDTPRKFACYCGVAPFEHTSGISIRGKTQTSSLANKEVKVYLTRAAITAISWDPQMKAYYKRKIAEGKHKASVINAVRAKIIARSFAVIRRQTPFVALAV, encoded by the coding sequence ATGAATTATTCTCATTTTGTAGGTCTTGATGTAGGAAAAAAAACTTTCGATGCATCATTAATGTCTGCGGCCGAAAAAGAGTTGTCTCACAAGTCTTTTGATAACACTCCAGAAGGGATCCAATCTTTATTGGATTGGATAGCAGGTTATCATCTCTCTTTATCCAAACTCTTGTTCTGTGCTGAAAACATGGGAAGCTATGTCACAGAGTTATCTGTTTCCAGTGTCTCCATGGGATTTTCCCTGGCTTTGGTTTGCCCGTTGACCATCAAGAAGTCCATGGGCCTACAACGAGGCAAAAATGACCGCATTGACGCCAAAAGGATAGCGAACTATGCGGTATTACATTATCGAAAACTAGAGTTATACAAATTACCTAACAAAGACTTGGTGAGACTGCGGGGATGGATTATTATACGTGACAATTTGGTCAAGCAAAAAGTATCAAGCATAAAGTTATTGGAAACATTCTCCCAGATGGCTAAGTTGGCTGATGTGACAGAATCCATTTCTTTTTTGGAAGAGCAGCTCAAGTCGATAAAAGAAAAGATCCTGGAAGTGGAAGAAGATATGGAGCAACTAATAGCCGCCAGTACATCGCTTTACACAAACTACTTGCTATTAAGAAGTATAAAAGGAATAGGAATTATCAATGCCATTGTATTACTGTGTGTTACTGACAATTTTCAAAGATTTGACACCCCGAGGAAATTTGCCTGCTATTGTGGGGTTGCCCCATTTGAACATACTTCAGGTATTTCCATACGGGGAAAAACGCAGACTTCTTCATTGGCTAACAAAGAAGTAAAAGTATACCTTACCCGAGCAGCTATTACTGCCATATCTTGGGATCCGCAGATGAAAGCATATTATAAAAGGAAAATAGCGGAGGGGAAACATAAAGCATCTGTAATCAATGCAGTAAGAGCCAAAATCATAGCAAGATCTTTTGCTGTGATACGAAGGCAGACTCCATTTGTAGCATTAGCCGTATAA
- a CDS encoding MraY family glycosyltransferase, translating into MIYLLILLAFTISALMSMIIIPRILVVALKKRLFDIPDSRKVHKGAIPRLGGLSFAPSILFSLSFVSALYCAGYMYGQQIPLWLLTHTLSEFYLLVCGVILLYLAGLKDDLVGMRYTKKFMVQIVAALLLPLSGLWINNLYGLFGIHELASWIGIPLTILVIVFITNAINLIDGIDGLASGLTGSALLVLGSLFLINGMWIYALLSFATLGVLVPFFYYNVFGQADHGRKIFMGDTGSLTLGYILVFLAIRYASYNPDVAHYSAGAIVVAFSTLIVPMFDVVRVMIVRARSHRPLFKPDRNHIHHKFLDMGMSAHKAMISIVVIASLFSSLNILLVSFVNINIVFAGDIVIWVVLSIWFEKARNKKEFLNGKEWVKRI; encoded by the coding sequence ATGATATACCTATTGATTTTATTGGCCTTCACGATCTCTGCCCTGATGTCGATGATCATTATTCCGAGGATTTTGGTCGTCGCGCTGAAAAAGCGGCTTTTCGACATTCCGGACAGTCGGAAGGTACATAAAGGAGCCATCCCAAGACTGGGGGGATTGTCTTTCGCTCCGTCAATTCTGTTCTCCCTCTCGTTTGTTTCCGCACTCTATTGCGCGGGATACATGTACGGACAGCAAATACCGCTATGGTTGCTCACACATACCCTTTCGGAATTCTACCTGTTGGTTTGCGGAGTGATCTTACTCTACCTTGCCGGGTTGAAAGACGATCTGGTGGGAATGCGTTATACAAAGAAGTTCATGGTGCAGATTGTGGCAGCCTTGCTCCTGCCGTTGTCAGGACTATGGATCAACAATCTCTACGGGTTATTCGGAATACACGAACTGGCATCATGGATCGGTATTCCGCTTACTATCCTCGTAATTGTATTTATCACCAATGCCATCAACCTGATCGACGGAATCGACGGATTGGCTTCAGGGCTAACTGGCTCGGCATTACTCGTGCTTGGCAGTCTATTCTTGATTAACGGAATGTGGATATACGCCCTGCTGTCATTCGCGACTCTTGGAGTGCTGGTGCCTTTCTTCTATTACAACGTCTTCGGACAGGCTGATCACGGGAGGAAAATATTCATGGGTGACACGGGGAGTCTGACATTGGGCTATATTCTGGTATTCCTTGCCATCCGCTATGCGTCTTACAATCCGGATGTTGCACACTATTCCGCCGGTGCCATCGTGGTCGCCTTCTCGACACTGATCGTACCAATGTTCGACGTTGTGCGTGTGATGATCGTACGGGCACGCAGCCATCGGCCACTATTCAAACCGGACCGTAATCACATCCACCATAAGTTCCTCGATATGGGAATGAGCGCACACAAGGCGATGATCAGTATCGTCGTAATCGCCAGTCTATTCAGTAGCCTCAATATCTTGCTCGTGTCGTTCGTGAATATCAATATCGTATTTGCCGGCGACATCGTGATCTGGGTAGTATTAAGCATTTGGTTTGAAAAGGCCAGAAACAAAAAAGAATTTTTAAACGGAAAAGAATGGGTCAAACGAATTTAG
- the wecC gene encoding UDP-N-acetyl-D-mannosamine dehydrogenase: MKACFMGLGYIGLPTAIIAAGSGIQVIGVDVNPKVVEMTNRGVIHIVEPGLQELCSEVVESGKLKASDVPEESDVYLIVVPTPFKGNHEPDISYVEAATRMVAPFLKKGDLFVIESTSPVGTTEKMANLLYALRPELEGKIYIAYCPERVLPGNVIYELMQNDRVIGGINSESTEKAIQFYRHFVRGTLHRTNARTAEMCKLTENSSRDVQIAFANELSLICDKAGINVWELIELANKHPRVNILQPGSGVGGHCIAVDPYFLTSEFPYESQLISKAREINNYKAFWCAEKIENAILRFFLEHHRKPVVALMGLSFKPDIDDLRESPAKYITSKVLQRSADTDILIVEPNVHEHPVFKLTDYKSAYTRADIVAFLVSHKEFKTLPHNEEKVILDFCGVFKK; encoded by the coding sequence ATGAAAGCATGTTTTATGGGATTGGGCTATATCGGCCTGCCTACAGCTATTATCGCAGCCGGAAGCGGCATTCAAGTTATCGGGGTCGACGTAAATCCGAAAGTAGTGGAAATGACAAACCGAGGTGTTATCCATATTGTGGAACCTGGATTACAGGAGTTGTGTTCGGAAGTCGTGGAATCCGGTAAGCTGAAAGCATCAGATGTTCCGGAAGAAAGCGATGTATACCTGATCGTCGTACCAACTCCGTTCAAAGGAAATCATGAACCGGACATTTCATATGTCGAAGCCGCTACACGTATGGTCGCACCTTTTCTTAAGAAAGGGGATCTTTTCGTCATCGAATCGACTTCACCTGTCGGGACCACCGAAAAGATGGCAAATCTGCTCTACGCTTTGCGTCCGGAACTGGAAGGAAAAATATATATCGCTTATTGTCCGGAGCGCGTTTTACCAGGCAATGTCATCTACGAACTGATGCAGAACGACCGGGTCATCGGAGGAATCAACTCCGAATCAACTGAAAAGGCGATACAATTCTATCGCCACTTTGTCAGAGGGACACTCCACCGGACAAACGCCCGGACAGCGGAGATGTGCAAACTGACGGAAAATTCGTCACGTGACGTCCAAATAGCTTTCGCCAACGAACTGTCACTGATCTGCGACAAGGCAGGTATCAACGTTTGGGAACTGATCGAACTCGCCAACAAACATCCGCGTGTCAACATTCTGCAACCAGGTTCAGGCGTGGGAGGACATTGCATCGCCGTAGATCCTTATTTCCTGACATCCGAATTTCCCTACGAGTCGCAACTTATCTCGAAAGCACGCGAAATCAATAATTACAAAGCATTCTGGTGCGCCGAAAAAATCGAAAACGCCATCCTCCGCTTCTTCCTTGAGCATCATCGTAAACCAGTAGTAGCTCTGATGGGCCTTTCCTTTAAGCCTGATATCGACGACTTGCGCGAATCACCAGCCAAATACATCACCTCGAAAGTTCTCCAACGTTCAGCCGATACCGACATCCTGATCGTCGAACCCAACGTTCACGAACATCCAGTCTTCAAACTGACCGACTACAAATCCGCCTACACCCGCGCCGACATCGTCGCCTTCCTCGTCTCCCACAAAGAATTCAAAACATTACCTCACAACGAAGAAAAAGTGATATTGGATTTTTGCGGGGTGTTTAAGAAATAA
- a CDS encoding flippase yields the protein MASNNTFGNSSIRRNYAFNLINTLSGLLFPLITFPYLSRILLAEGIGKFQFFQSIIDYIILCCSLGIPLYAIREIARIRDDEKKYSITTIEILLLHGLLTLGGYIIVFILASTISIIKVDIPLFLLLSINICFNTVGVVWFYQAIEDFKYITIRTLVIRILSLIALFVFVKDKNDLFIYALITVIANSGSNIFNFIRLRKYIKIHKIEFKRLSLSRHLKPALQIFILNLIISIYVNLDSVMLGFLKDQEAVGYYTAATRLTRAVLAIVASMGSVLLPRFSNLIITGEKKEFTKLANKTISFAIGLSLPMFIGLLFMARPIIELFCGEGFEPSILTLQLISPIIFIISLSNVIGIQILYPQGKEIIVIIATAIGAATNFSLNWILIPHMSQYGAAITTSIAELIVFVLMIGLGHKYLPFKLINRQNTQYIIASLLITIVLTGLSYTHLQNIPFILISITICSIIYISYLLIVKDPFIYQILRLIKR from the coding sequence ATGGCATCAAACAACACTTTTGGAAACAGTTCAATAAGAAGAAATTATGCGTTTAATCTAATTAATACATTAAGTGGCCTTCTATTTCCATTGATAACATTTCCCTATTTGTCACGTATTCTATTAGCTGAAGGAATTGGAAAATTCCAATTTTTTCAATCAATAATTGACTATATTATCCTTTGTTGTTCTTTAGGAATTCCTCTTTATGCAATAAGAGAGATAGCACGTATTCGTGATGATGAAAAAAAATATAGTATAACAACTATTGAAATCTTACTTCTACATGGATTACTAACCCTTGGTGGATATATTATTGTTTTTATTTTAGCCAGTACTATTTCAATAATAAAAGTTGACATTCCCCTCTTTTTATTATTAAGTATCAATATTTGTTTCAATACAGTTGGAGTCGTATGGTTTTATCAAGCAATAGAAGATTTTAAGTATATTACAATCCGAACATTGGTTATTCGGATATTATCTTTAATTGCCCTTTTTGTATTTGTAAAAGATAAAAATGATTTATTTATCTATGCACTTATAACTGTTATTGCCAATAGCGGTAGTAATATTTTCAACTTTATCAGACTTAGAAAATATATCAAGATTCACAAGATTGAGTTTAAAAGATTATCACTTTCTAGACATTTAAAACCTGCTTTACAAATTTTTATATTAAACTTAATTATAAGTATTTACGTCAATTTAGATTCTGTTATGCTCGGTTTTCTAAAAGATCAAGAAGCAGTTGGATATTATACTGCAGCAACACGATTAACCAGAGCTGTTTTAGCAATAGTCGCATCTATGGGAAGCGTCTTATTACCTAGATTTTCAAATCTGATAATTACCGGAGAAAAAAAGGAATTCACTAAATTAGCCAATAAAACGATAAGTTTTGCTATTGGACTTAGTCTGCCAATGTTTATTGGACTGCTTTTCATGGCAAGACCTATTATTGAACTGTTTTGTGGAGAAGGATTTGAACCATCTATATTAACATTACAATTAATTTCTCCTATTATATTCATTATTAGCTTATCCAATGTCATCGGCATACAGATTCTCTACCCTCAAGGTAAAGAGATAATTGTAATCATTGCAACAGCAATCGGAGCAGCCACCAATTTTTCTTTAAATTGGATACTAATCCCTCACATGTCACAATATGGAGCTGCAATTACAACATCTATTGCTGAATTAATTGTATTTGTATTGATGATTGGATTAGGACATAAATACCTCCCATTCAAACTCATAAATAGACAAAACACACAATATATAATAGCAAGTCTATTAATTACAATTGTATTAACTGGACTATCTTATACACACTTACAAAACATTCCATTTATTCTTATAAGCATTACTATCTGTTCTATTATATACATTTCCTATTTACTAATAGTTAAAGATCCATTCATATATCAAATCTTAAGATTAATAAAAAGATGA
- a CDS encoding glycosyltransferase family 2 protein: MNPNRYPLISIITVVYNCKDDLEMTIKSIIDQTYPNIEYIVIDGNSNDGTIDIIKKYQNKITYWISEPDEGIYDAMNKGIRQSTGDWINFMNAGDRFYDQNILSSLFIPAPKPSTDIIYGDTEFIYTFGKYIRKPASLTYLKESMIFCHQSSFVRTYLLKKREFNTKYKICADYDFFLFCLKEGKILQYVPSTIAIFDAREGVSSSNRITREKEFGIISEREQTIEWKIKYFKFIIYHYLKKTVEYLLPKELILKIKRWNFKRIQK; this comes from the coding sequence ATGAATCCAAATAGATATCCTTTAATCTCCATTATAACAGTTGTATATAACTGTAAAGATGATTTAGAAATGACAATAAAAAGTATTATTGATCAAACATATCCCAATATTGAATACATTGTTATTGATGGCAATAGCAATGATGGAACGATAGATATTATAAAAAAATATCAAAATAAAATCACATATTGGATTAGCGAACCAGACGAAGGCATATATGATGCGATGAACAAAGGAATTCGACAGTCAACCGGTGATTGGATAAATTTTATGAATGCTGGAGATAGGTTTTATGACCAAAATATTTTAAGTTCACTGTTTATACCAGCTCCGAAACCAAGTACTGATATCATTTATGGTGATACAGAATTTATTTACACATTTGGAAAATATATAAGAAAGCCAGCATCTCTTACATATTTAAAAGAAAGTATGATTTTCTGCCACCAATCTTCATTTGTAAGGACTTACTTACTTAAGAAACGGGAATTTAATACAAAATATAAAATTTGTGCTGATTATGACTTTTTTCTTTTTTGTCTAAAAGAAGGGAAAATACTTCAATATGTTCCAAGTACAATCGCAATTTTTGATGCTCGAGAAGGAGTTTCCTCTTCTAACAGGATTACAAGAGAGAAAGAGTTCGGGATTATATCCGAACGCGAGCAAACAATAGAATGGAAAATAAAATATTTCAAATTTATAATTTATCACTATCTAAAAAAGACAGTTGAATATTTACTACCAAAAGAATTAATTCTAAAAATAAAAAGATGGAATTTTAAACGTATACAGAAATAA
- a CDS encoding glycosyltransferase family 2 protein, translating to MNRNTKPEISVIIPVYNAEKWISRCLESIIKQTFKNFEVIIVNDASQDKSFEIVKQYILKDDRIIIINKEKNEGTMSARESGYIKAKGKYIIFSDADDYFPQNAFQILYDTIITDKSDIVFGGYTIINNNMSQKNIIRYIPTNSSSEEIQNLFLEQKIPYTLWGNIYSTNLFKNHPIVSYSGITNAEDRMLFIQLISYAKKSSFTHHSCYCYYLNKESNSYPKISNRILKNIIFSNDWCYQYLTEKNVNPKYITKYHLYRIRYLMEIGYKFSDILSITSLDKTIYSLTSVYNNTNFIFSIHYLLLQKIKIYPKWYSHLKKLYYKLL from the coding sequence ATGAACAGAAATACTAAACCTGAAATAAGTGTTATCATACCTGTTTATAATGCAGAAAAATGGATTTCAAGATGTTTGGAGTCAATCATTAAACAGACATTCAAAAATTTTGAAGTAATTATAGTCAATGATGCAAGTCAAGATAAATCTTTCGAAATAGTAAAACAATACATTCTAAAAGATGACCGAATAATAATCATTAACAAAGAAAAAAATGAAGGGACAATGTCTGCAAGGGAAAGTGGCTATATCAAAGCTAAAGGTAAATACATTATTTTCAGTGATGCAGATGACTATTTCCCTCAAAATGCCTTTCAGATCCTCTACGACACAATCATCACAGACAAATCAGATATTGTATTTGGTGGATATACAATTATCAACAATAATATGTCTCAAAAAAATATTATACGTTATATACCAACAAATAGTTCTTCAGAGGAAATACAAAATCTATTTTTAGAGCAAAAAATTCCTTATACATTATGGGGAAATATTTATTCTACAAACTTATTTAAAAATCATCCAATAGTTTCATATTCAGGTATAACAAATGCAGAAGACAGAATGTTATTTATCCAATTAATATCCTATGCAAAAAAATCAAGTTTCACTCATCATTCATGTTATTGTTATTATTTAAACAAGGAATCCAATTCATATCCCAAAATTTCCAACCGTATATTAAAAAATATCATCTTCTCTAATGACTGGTGCTACCAATATCTCACAGAAAAAAATGTTAACCCCAAATATATCACAAAATATCATCTTTACAGAATTCGATATTTAATGGAAATAGGATACAAATTCAGTGATATACTATCTATCACATCATTAGACAAAACTATTTACAGTCTTACATCTGTATATAATAATACAAATTTCATTTTTTCCATACACTATCTATTATTACAAAAAATAAAAATCTATCCAAAGTGGTATTCACATCTCAAAAAACTATACTACAAATTACTTTAA